From Dermochelys coriacea isolate rDerCor1 chromosome 8, rDerCor1.pri.v4, whole genome shotgun sequence, the proteins below share one genomic window:
- the FUBP1 gene encoding far upstream element-binding protein 1 isoform X9, which produces MADYSTVPPPASGAPGGGGGGGGGVNDAFKDALQRARQVCNVGTSPTVAPTLRLGGLEAAPDRASSDPQRRNVPSTYSGTNRIAAKIGGDGGTSMNSNDYGYGGQKRPLEDGDGSWTSPSSTTHWEGMPSPFKDQPDAKKVAPQNDSFGTQLPPMHQQQRSVMTEEYKVPDGMVGFIIGRGGEQISRIQQESGCKIQIAPDSGGLPDRSCMLTGTPESVQSAKRLLDQIVEKGRPTPGFHHGDGPGNAVQEIMIPASKAGLVIGKGGETIKQLQERAGVKMVMIQDGPQNTGADKPLRITGDPYKVQQAKEMVLELIRDQGGFREARNEYGSRIGGNEGIDVPIPRFAVGIVIGRNGEMIKKIQNDAGVRIQFKPDDGTTPDRIAQITGPPDRCQHAAEIITDLLRSVQAGNPGGPGPGGRGRGRGQGNWNMGPPGGLQEFNFIVPTGKTGLIIGKGGETIKSISQQSGARIELQRNPPPNADPNMKLFTIRGTPQQIDYARQLIEEKIGGPVNPLGPPVPHGPHGVVPGPHGPPGPPGPGNPMGPYNPAPYNPGPPGPAPHGPPAPYAPQGWGNAYPHWQPPNPPDPGKPGTDPNSAAWAAYYAHYYQQQAQPPPAAPPGGPPTTQTNGQGEQPNPAPAGQVDYTKAWEEYYKKMGQAVPAPAGAPPGQPDYSAAWAEYYRQQAAYYAQTSPQGMPQHPPAPQKMKHL; this is translated from the exons ATGGCGGATTATTCCACGGTGCCCCCTCCTGCTTCGGGCGCgcccggaggaggaggaggcggaggtgggggAGTCAACGATGCCTTTAAAGACGCACTGCAGCGGGCTAGGCAGGTGTGTAATGTGGGCACCAGCCCAACGGTAGCTCCGACCCTCAGGCTCGGGGGCCTGGAAGCGGCCCCCGATAGGGCCTCCTCTGATCCTCAGCGCCGGAATGTCCCCTCTACCTATTCTGGGACAAATAGG aTTGCAGCAAAAATTGGAGGTGATGGAGGGACATCAATGAATTCAAATGATTATGGTTATGGGGGACAAAAAAGACCTCTTGAGGATGGAG ATGGCTCTTGGACAAGTCCGAGCAGTACAACACACTGGGAGGGAATGCCCTCTCCTTTTAAAG ATCAACCAGATGCTAAGAAAGTTGCTCCTCAGAATGACT CTTTTGGAACCCAGCTACCCCCGATGCATCAGCAACAAAG gtctgtaatgacTGAGGAGTACAAAGTTCCAGATGGAATGGTTGGATTCA TAATTGGCAGAGGAGGAGAACAGATTTCACGCATACAGCAAGAATCTGGATGCAAAATACAGATTGCTCCTG ATAGCGGTGGCCTGCCTGATAGATCTTGCATGTTAACTGGAACACCCGAGTCTGTTCA GTCTGCAAAAAGACTGCTTGACCAGATAGTTGAAAAGGGAAGACCTACACCTGGCTTTCATCATGGTGATGGACCAGGAAATGCTGTCCAAGAAATCATGATTCCAGCTAGTAAAGCAGGATTAGTTATTGGAAAAGGTGGAGAGACCATTAAGCAACTTCAG GAACGAGCAGGAGTCAAAATGGTCATGATTCAAGATGGGCCACAGAACACTGGTGCAGACAAACCTCTTAGGATTACAGGAGACCCTTACAAAGTTCAA caAGCCAAGGAAATGGTGTTGGAGTTGATTCGTGATCAAGGTGGCTTTAGAGAGGCGCGCAATGAATATGGGTCAAGAATAGGAGGAAACGAAGGGATAGAT GTCCCAATACCACGATTTGCTGTTGGTATTGTAATTGGAAGAAATGGAGAGATGATCAAAAAGATACAGAATGATGCTGGTGTTAGAATTCAGTTTAAGCCAG ATGATGGAACAACTCCAGATAGAATAGCTCAAATTACAGGACCTCCGGACAGATGTCAACATGCTGCAGAAATTATTACAGACCTTCTTCGAAGTGTCCAG gCTGGTAATCCTGGTGGTCCAGGACCTGGTGGTCGAGGAAGGGGTAGAGGCCAAGGCAACTGGAACATGGGGCCTCCTGGTGGATTACAGGAATTTAATTTTATTGTACCCACTGGAAAAACTGGATTAATCATTGGAAAag GTGGTGAAACTATCAAAAGCATAAGTCAGCAATCTGGGGCTAGAATAGAACTTCAGAGAAATCCTCCACCAAATGCAGATCCTAACATGAAGTTGTTTACTATCCGCGGGACACCACAACAAATTGATTATGCTCGGCAACTTATAGAAGAAAAGATTGGA GGTCCAGTAAATCCTTTGGGTCCACCTGTTCCTCATGGGCCCCATGGTGTTGTTCCTGGCCCACATGGACCTCCTGGACCACCAGGTCCTGGCAATCCTATGGGACCTTATAATCCTGCTCCTTATAATCCAGGGCCTCCTGGTCCCGCACCTCA TGGCCCTCCAGCCCCATATGCTCCACAAGGGTGGGGAAATGCCTATCCACACTGGCAGCCACCAAATCCACCAGATCCAG GTAAACCAGGAACAGACCCCAATTCAGCAGCATGGGCAGCTTATTATGCTCACTACTATCAGCAGCAAGCACAGCCGccacctgcagcccctcctgGTGGACCACCTACAACCCAAACTAATGGACAAG GAGAACAACCAAATCCAGCACCAGCAGGGCAGGTTGATTACACCAAAGCTTGGGAAGAGTACTACAAAAAAATGG
- the FUBP1 gene encoding far upstream element-binding protein 1 isoform X8, translated as MADYSTVPPPASGAPGGGGGGGGGVNDAFKDALQRARQVCNVGTSPTVAPTLRLGGLEAAPDRASSDPQRRNVPSTYSGTNRIAAKIGGDGGTSMNSNDYGYGGQKRPLEDGDGSWTSPSSTTHWEGMPSPFKDQPDAKKVAPQNDSFGTQLPPMHQQQRSVMTEEYKVPDGMVGFIIGRGGEQISRIQQESGCKIQIAPDSGGLPDRSCMLTGTPESVQSAKRLLDQIVEKGRPTPGFHHGDGPGNAVQEIMIPASKAGLVIGKGGETIKQLQERAGVKMVMIQDGPQNTGADKPLRITGDPYKVQQAKEMVLELIRDQGGFREARNEYGSRIGGNEGIDVPIPRFAVGIVIGRNGEMIKKIQNDAGVRIQFKPDDGTTPDRIAQITGPPDRCQHAAEIITDLLRSVQAGNPGGPGPGGRGRGRGQGNWNMGPPGGLQEFNFIVPTGKTGLIIGKGGETIKSISQQSGARIELQRNPPPNADPNMKLFTIRGTPQQIDYARQLIEEKIGGPVNPLGPPVPHGPHGVVPGPHGPPGPPGPGNPMGPYNPAPYNPGPPGPAPHGPPAPYAPQGWGNAYPHWQPPNPPDPGKPGTDPNSAAWAAYYAHYYQQQAQPPPAAPPGGPPTTQTNGQGEQPNPAPAGQVDYTKAWEEYYKKMGQQGQPQDYSKAWEEYYKKQGQAVPAPAGAPPGQPDYSAAWAEYYRQQAAYYAQTSPQGMPQHPPAPQC; from the exons ATGGCGGATTATTCCACGGTGCCCCCTCCTGCTTCGGGCGCgcccggaggaggaggaggcggaggtgggggAGTCAACGATGCCTTTAAAGACGCACTGCAGCGGGCTAGGCAGGTGTGTAATGTGGGCACCAGCCCAACGGTAGCTCCGACCCTCAGGCTCGGGGGCCTGGAAGCGGCCCCCGATAGGGCCTCCTCTGATCCTCAGCGCCGGAATGTCCCCTCTACCTATTCTGGGACAAATAGG aTTGCAGCAAAAATTGGAGGTGATGGAGGGACATCAATGAATTCAAATGATTATGGTTATGGGGGACAAAAAAGACCTCTTGAGGATGGAG ATGGCTCTTGGACAAGTCCGAGCAGTACAACACACTGGGAGGGAATGCCCTCTCCTTTTAAAG ATCAACCAGATGCTAAGAAAGTTGCTCCTCAGAATGACT CTTTTGGAACCCAGCTACCCCCGATGCATCAGCAACAAAG gtctgtaatgacTGAGGAGTACAAAGTTCCAGATGGAATGGTTGGATTCA TAATTGGCAGAGGAGGAGAACAGATTTCACGCATACAGCAAGAATCTGGATGCAAAATACAGATTGCTCCTG ATAGCGGTGGCCTGCCTGATAGATCTTGCATGTTAACTGGAACACCCGAGTCTGTTCA GTCTGCAAAAAGACTGCTTGACCAGATAGTTGAAAAGGGAAGACCTACACCTGGCTTTCATCATGGTGATGGACCAGGAAATGCTGTCCAAGAAATCATGATTCCAGCTAGTAAAGCAGGATTAGTTATTGGAAAAGGTGGAGAGACCATTAAGCAACTTCAG GAACGAGCAGGAGTCAAAATGGTCATGATTCAAGATGGGCCACAGAACACTGGTGCAGACAAACCTCTTAGGATTACAGGAGACCCTTACAAAGTTCAA caAGCCAAGGAAATGGTGTTGGAGTTGATTCGTGATCAAGGTGGCTTTAGAGAGGCGCGCAATGAATATGGGTCAAGAATAGGAGGAAACGAAGGGATAGAT GTCCCAATACCACGATTTGCTGTTGGTATTGTAATTGGAAGAAATGGAGAGATGATCAAAAAGATACAGAATGATGCTGGTGTTAGAATTCAGTTTAAGCCAG ATGATGGAACAACTCCAGATAGAATAGCTCAAATTACAGGACCTCCGGACAGATGTCAACATGCTGCAGAAATTATTACAGACCTTCTTCGAAGTGTCCAG gCTGGTAATCCTGGTGGTCCAGGACCTGGTGGTCGAGGAAGGGGTAGAGGCCAAGGCAACTGGAACATGGGGCCTCCTGGTGGATTACAGGAATTTAATTTTATTGTACCCACTGGAAAAACTGGATTAATCATTGGAAAag GTGGTGAAACTATCAAAAGCATAAGTCAGCAATCTGGGGCTAGAATAGAACTTCAGAGAAATCCTCCACCAAATGCAGATCCTAACATGAAGTTGTTTACTATCCGCGGGACACCACAACAAATTGATTATGCTCGGCAACTTATAGAAGAAAAGATTGGA GGTCCAGTAAATCCTTTGGGTCCACCTGTTCCTCATGGGCCCCATGGTGTTGTTCCTGGCCCACATGGACCTCCTGGACCACCAGGTCCTGGCAATCCTATGGGACCTTATAATCCTGCTCCTTATAATCCAGGGCCTCCTGGTCCCGCACCTCA TGGCCCTCCAGCCCCATATGCTCCACAAGGGTGGGGAAATGCCTATCCACACTGGCAGCCACCAAATCCACCAGATCCAG GTAAACCAGGAACAGACCCCAATTCAGCAGCATGGGCAGCTTATTATGCTCACTACTATCAGCAGCAAGCACAGCCGccacctgcagcccctcctgGTGGACCACCTACAACCCAAACTAATGGACAAG GAGAACAACCAAATCCAGCACCAGCAGGGCAGGTTGATTACACCAAAGCTTGGGAAGAGTACTACAAAAAAATGG
- the FUBP1 gene encoding far upstream element-binding protein 1 isoform X13, with amino-acid sequence MADYSTVPPPASGAPGGGGGGGGGVNDAFKDALQRARQVCNVGTSPTVAPTLRLGGLEAAPDRASSDPQRRNVPSTYSGTNRIAAKIGGDGGTSMNSNDYGYGGQKRPLEDGDQPDAKKVAPQNDSFGTQLPPMHQQQRSVMTEEYKVPDGMVGFIIGRGGEQISRIQQESGCKIQIAPDSGGLPDRSCMLTGTPESVQSAKRLLDQIVEKGRPTPGFHHGDGPGNAVQEIMIPASKAGLVIGKGGETIKQLQERAGVKMVMIQDGPQNTGADKPLRITGDPYKVQQAKEMVLELIRDQGGFREARNEYGSRIGGNEGIDVPIPRFAVGIVIGRNGEMIKKIQNDAGVRIQFKPDDGTTPDRIAQITGPPDRCQHAAEIITDLLRSVQAGNPGGPGPGGRGRGRGQGNWNMGPPGGLQEFNFIVPTGKTGLIIGKGGETIKSISQQSGARIELQRNPPPNADPNMKLFTIRGTPQQIDYARQLIEEKIGGPVNPLGPPVPHGPHGVVPGPHGPPGPPGPGNPMGPYNPAPYNPGPPGPAPHGPPAPYAPQGWGNAYPHWQPPNPPDPGKPGTDPNSAAWAAYYAHYYQQQAQPPPAAPPGGPPTTQTNGQGEQPNPAPAGQVDYTKAWEEYYKKMGQAVPAPAGAPPGQPDYSAAWAEYYRQQAAYYAQTSPQGMPQHPPAPQGQ; translated from the exons ATGGCGGATTATTCCACGGTGCCCCCTCCTGCTTCGGGCGCgcccggaggaggaggaggcggaggtgggggAGTCAACGATGCCTTTAAAGACGCACTGCAGCGGGCTAGGCAGGTGTGTAATGTGGGCACCAGCCCAACGGTAGCTCCGACCCTCAGGCTCGGGGGCCTGGAAGCGGCCCCCGATAGGGCCTCCTCTGATCCTCAGCGCCGGAATGTCCCCTCTACCTATTCTGGGACAAATAGG aTTGCAGCAAAAATTGGAGGTGATGGAGGGACATCAATGAATTCAAATGATTATGGTTATGGGGGACAAAAAAGACCTCTTGAGGATGGAG ATCAACCAGATGCTAAGAAAGTTGCTCCTCAGAATGACT CTTTTGGAACCCAGCTACCCCCGATGCATCAGCAACAAAG gtctgtaatgacTGAGGAGTACAAAGTTCCAGATGGAATGGTTGGATTCA TAATTGGCAGAGGAGGAGAACAGATTTCACGCATACAGCAAGAATCTGGATGCAAAATACAGATTGCTCCTG ATAGCGGTGGCCTGCCTGATAGATCTTGCATGTTAACTGGAACACCCGAGTCTGTTCA GTCTGCAAAAAGACTGCTTGACCAGATAGTTGAAAAGGGAAGACCTACACCTGGCTTTCATCATGGTGATGGACCAGGAAATGCTGTCCAAGAAATCATGATTCCAGCTAGTAAAGCAGGATTAGTTATTGGAAAAGGTGGAGAGACCATTAAGCAACTTCAG GAACGAGCAGGAGTCAAAATGGTCATGATTCAAGATGGGCCACAGAACACTGGTGCAGACAAACCTCTTAGGATTACAGGAGACCCTTACAAAGTTCAA caAGCCAAGGAAATGGTGTTGGAGTTGATTCGTGATCAAGGTGGCTTTAGAGAGGCGCGCAATGAATATGGGTCAAGAATAGGAGGAAACGAAGGGATAGAT GTCCCAATACCACGATTTGCTGTTGGTATTGTAATTGGAAGAAATGGAGAGATGATCAAAAAGATACAGAATGATGCTGGTGTTAGAATTCAGTTTAAGCCAG ATGATGGAACAACTCCAGATAGAATAGCTCAAATTACAGGACCTCCGGACAGATGTCAACATGCTGCAGAAATTATTACAGACCTTCTTCGAAGTGTCCAG gCTGGTAATCCTGGTGGTCCAGGACCTGGTGGTCGAGGAAGGGGTAGAGGCCAAGGCAACTGGAACATGGGGCCTCCTGGTGGATTACAGGAATTTAATTTTATTGTACCCACTGGAAAAACTGGATTAATCATTGGAAAag GTGGTGAAACTATCAAAAGCATAAGTCAGCAATCTGGGGCTAGAATAGAACTTCAGAGAAATCCTCCACCAAATGCAGATCCTAACATGAAGTTGTTTACTATCCGCGGGACACCACAACAAATTGATTATGCTCGGCAACTTATAGAAGAAAAGATTGGA GGTCCAGTAAATCCTTTGGGTCCACCTGTTCCTCATGGGCCCCATGGTGTTGTTCCTGGCCCACATGGACCTCCTGGACCACCAGGTCCTGGCAATCCTATGGGACCTTATAATCCTGCTCCTTATAATCCAGGGCCTCCTGGTCCCGCACCTCA TGGCCCTCCAGCCCCATATGCTCCACAAGGGTGGGGAAATGCCTATCCACACTGGCAGCCACCAAATCCACCAGATCCAG GTAAACCAGGAACAGACCCCAATTCAGCAGCATGGGCAGCTTATTATGCTCACTACTATCAGCAGCAAGCACAGCCGccacctgcagcccctcctgGTGGACCACCTACAACCCAAACTAATGGACAAG GAGAACAACCAAATCCAGCACCAGCAGGGCAGGTTGATTACACCAAAGCTTGGGAAGAGTACTACAAAAAAATGG
- the FUBP1 gene encoding far upstream element-binding protein 1 isoform X24, producing MADYSTVPPPASGAPGGGGGGGGGVNDAFKDALQRARQIAAKIGGDGGTSMNSNDYGYGGQKRPLEDGDQPDAKKVAPQNDSFGTQLPPMHQQQRSVMTEEYKVPDGMVGFIIGRGGEQISRIQQESGCKIQIAPDSGGLPDRSCMLTGTPESVQSAKRLLDQIVEKGRPTPGFHHGDGPGNAVQEIMIPASKAGLVIGKGGETIKQLQERAGVKMVMIQDGPQNTGADKPLRITGDPYKVQQAKEMVLELIRDQGGFREARNEYGSRIGGNEGIDVPIPRFAVGIVIGRNGEMIKKIQNDAGVRIQFKPDDGTTPDRIAQITGPPDRCQHAAEIITDLLRSVQAGNPGGPGPGGRGRGRGQGNWNMGPPGGLQEFNFIVPTGKTGLIIGKGGETIKSISQQSGARIELQRNPPPNADPNMKLFTIRGTPQQIDYARQLIEEKIGGPVNPLGPPVPHGPHGVVPGPHGPPGPPGPGNPMGPYNPAPYNPGPPGPAPHGPPAPYAPQGWGNAYPHWQPPNPPDPGKPGTDPNSAAWAAYYAHYYQQQAQPPPAAPPGGPPTTQTNGQGEQPNPAPAGQVDYTKAWEEYYKKMGQAVPAPAGAPPGQPDYSAAWAEYYRQQAAYYAQTSPQGMPQHPPAPQGQ from the exons ATGGCGGATTATTCCACGGTGCCCCCTCCTGCTTCGGGCGCgcccggaggaggaggaggcggaggtgggggAGTCAACGATGCCTTTAAAGACGCACTGCAGCGGGCTAGGCAG aTTGCAGCAAAAATTGGAGGTGATGGAGGGACATCAATGAATTCAAATGATTATGGTTATGGGGGACAAAAAAGACCTCTTGAGGATGGAG ATCAACCAGATGCTAAGAAAGTTGCTCCTCAGAATGACT CTTTTGGAACCCAGCTACCCCCGATGCATCAGCAACAAAG gtctgtaatgacTGAGGAGTACAAAGTTCCAGATGGAATGGTTGGATTCA TAATTGGCAGAGGAGGAGAACAGATTTCACGCATACAGCAAGAATCTGGATGCAAAATACAGATTGCTCCTG ATAGCGGTGGCCTGCCTGATAGATCTTGCATGTTAACTGGAACACCCGAGTCTGTTCA GTCTGCAAAAAGACTGCTTGACCAGATAGTTGAAAAGGGAAGACCTACACCTGGCTTTCATCATGGTGATGGACCAGGAAATGCTGTCCAAGAAATCATGATTCCAGCTAGTAAAGCAGGATTAGTTATTGGAAAAGGTGGAGAGACCATTAAGCAACTTCAG GAACGAGCAGGAGTCAAAATGGTCATGATTCAAGATGGGCCACAGAACACTGGTGCAGACAAACCTCTTAGGATTACAGGAGACCCTTACAAAGTTCAA caAGCCAAGGAAATGGTGTTGGAGTTGATTCGTGATCAAGGTGGCTTTAGAGAGGCGCGCAATGAATATGGGTCAAGAATAGGAGGAAACGAAGGGATAGAT GTCCCAATACCACGATTTGCTGTTGGTATTGTAATTGGAAGAAATGGAGAGATGATCAAAAAGATACAGAATGATGCTGGTGTTAGAATTCAGTTTAAGCCAG ATGATGGAACAACTCCAGATAGAATAGCTCAAATTACAGGACCTCCGGACAGATGTCAACATGCTGCAGAAATTATTACAGACCTTCTTCGAAGTGTCCAG gCTGGTAATCCTGGTGGTCCAGGACCTGGTGGTCGAGGAAGGGGTAGAGGCCAAGGCAACTGGAACATGGGGCCTCCTGGTGGATTACAGGAATTTAATTTTATTGTACCCACTGGAAAAACTGGATTAATCATTGGAAAag GTGGTGAAACTATCAAAAGCATAAGTCAGCAATCTGGGGCTAGAATAGAACTTCAGAGAAATCCTCCACCAAATGCAGATCCTAACATGAAGTTGTTTACTATCCGCGGGACACCACAACAAATTGATTATGCTCGGCAACTTATAGAAGAAAAGATTGGA GGTCCAGTAAATCCTTTGGGTCCACCTGTTCCTCATGGGCCCCATGGTGTTGTTCCTGGCCCACATGGACCTCCTGGACCACCAGGTCCTGGCAATCCTATGGGACCTTATAATCCTGCTCCTTATAATCCAGGGCCTCCTGGTCCCGCACCTCA TGGCCCTCCAGCCCCATATGCTCCACAAGGGTGGGGAAATGCCTATCCACACTGGCAGCCACCAAATCCACCAGATCCAG GTAAACCAGGAACAGACCCCAATTCAGCAGCATGGGCAGCTTATTATGCTCACTACTATCAGCAGCAAGCACAGCCGccacctgcagcccctcctgGTGGACCACCTACAACCCAAACTAATGGACAAG GAGAACAACCAAATCCAGCACCAGCAGGGCAGGTTGATTACACCAAAGCTTGGGAAGAGTACTACAAAAAAATGG